The Streptococcus oralis Uo5 genome includes a window with the following:
- a CDS encoding aspartate kinase, with product MKVVKFGGSSLASAGQLEKVLNIVKSDKERRFVVVSAPGKRNAEDTKVTDALIKYYRDYVAGNDISASQSWIIDRYAAMVSELGLKPAVLEKISKSIRALATLPIEDNEFLYDTFLAAGENNNAKLIAAYFNQNGIDARYVHPREAGIVVTSEPGNARIIPSSYDKIEGLADSTEVLVIPGFFGVTKENQICTFSRGGSDITGSIIAAGVKADLYENFTDVDGIFAAHPGIIHQPHSIPELTYREMRELAYAGFSVLHDEALLPAYRGKIPLVIKNTNNPDHPGTRIVLEHSSDKFPVVGIAGDSGFVSINMSKYLMNREVGFGRKVLQILEDLNIGWEHMPTGIDDLSIILRSRELTPIKEEEILRQLVQKAKVDHAEIEHDLSIIMIVGEKMKSHIGVTATATRALSENKINIQMMSQGSSEVSIMFVVNKEQEKAAIKALYHAFFDESKED from the coding sequence ATGAAGGTTGTAAAATTTGGTGGAAGCTCGCTTGCCTCTGCAGGTCAGTTAGAAAAAGTTTTAAACATCGTTAAAAGTGATAAAGAGCGCCGTTTTGTAGTCGTTTCTGCACCAGGTAAACGCAATGCTGAAGATACCAAGGTAACTGATGCCTTGATCAAATACTATCGCGACTATGTGGCTGGAAATGACATCAGTGCTAGCCAAAGTTGGATCATTGACCGCTATGCGGCAATGGTGAGTGAACTAGGGTTAAAACCTGCTGTTTTAGAAAAAATCTCTAAAAGTATTCGGGCCTTGGCAACTCTTCCTATAGAGGATAATGAATTTCTCTATGATACCTTCCTAGCGGCTGGAGAAAATAACAATGCCAAATTGATTGCAGCCTACTTTAACCAAAACGGTATCGATGCACGCTATGTTCACCCAAGAGAAGCTGGAATTGTTGTCACAAGTGAACCTGGAAACGCACGTATCATTCCATCTAGTTATGACAAGATTGAAGGCTTGGCTGATAGCACCGAAGTCCTTGTCATCCCTGGTTTCTTTGGTGTGACTAAGGAAAATCAAATCTGTACTTTTTCACGTGGAGGTTCAGATATCACAGGTTCTATCATTGCAGCAGGTGTTAAGGCTGATCTCTATGAGAACTTTACAGACGTAGATGGTATCTTTGCTGCCCATCCTGGTATTATCCACCAACCACACTCCATTCCTGAATTAACCTACCGTGAAATGCGTGAGTTGGCTTACGCTGGATTTTCAGTTCTTCATGACGAAGCCCTTCTACCCGCTTACCGCGGAAAAATTCCTCTTGTCATCAAGAATACCAACAACCCTGACCACCCAGGAACACGCATTGTTTTAGAACACAGTAGTGATAAATTCCCAGTAGTAGGAATTGCGGGTGACTCAGGATTCGTCAGCATCAACATGTCAAAATACCTCATGAACCGTGAAGTCGGGTTTGGTCGCAAGGTTCTGCAAATCCTTGAGGATCTCAATATCGGTTGGGAACACATGCCTACAGGTATCGACGATCTTTCAATCATCCTCCGCTCCCGTGAATTGACTCCTATCAAAGAAGAAGAAATTCTACGTCAACTCGTTCAAAAAGCTAAAGTGGACCATGCTGAAATCGAACACGACCTTTCAATCATTATGATTGTCGGAGAAAAGATGAAGAGCCATATCGGGGTAACTGCTACTGCAACACGTGCTCTATCTGAAAACAAGATCAACATCCAGATGATGTCCCAAGGCTCAAGTGAAGTTTCCATCATGTTTGTTGTCAATAAAGAGCAAGAAAAGGCAGCTATCAAGGCTCTCTATCATGCCTTTTTCGATGAAAGTAAGGAAGATTAA
- a CDS encoding DUF956 family protein, translating into MAQSLNQVIDLQTTGTSYLSISGKVGKFLVGDQALEFYPDVNVEQYIQIPWSSVNQIGANVSGRKISRHFEVFTDQGKFLFASKDSGAILKIAREKLGNDKVVKLPTLLQTIGQKLKNLFAKK; encoded by the coding sequence ATGGCCCAATCACTCAATCAAGTCATTGACCTCCAAACTACTGGGACATCTTACCTCTCTATCTCTGGAAAAGTTGGAAAATTTTTAGTTGGGGATCAAGCCTTAGAGTTTTATCCTGATGTCAATGTCGAACAATATATCCAAATCCCCTGGTCCAGCGTCAATCAAATCGGAGCTAACGTAAGTGGTCGCAAGATCAGCCGCCACTTTGAAGTCTTCACTGATCAAGGAAAATTCCTCTTTGCTTCAAAAGACTCTGGAGCTATCCTCAAAATCGCTCGGGAAAAATTAGGAAACGACAAGGTTGTGAAACTTCCGACTCTACTCCAGACCATTGGACAAAAACTTAAAAATCTATTTGCAAAAAAGTAG